The following proteins are co-located in the Malassezia restricta chromosome II, complete sequence genome:
- a CDS encoding 1-phosphatidylinositol-4-phosphate 5-kinase — MLSATPPPHEAPGRLPGNARSIDANDPLSIVRSALGAEEQVIRVSDSDTRETYDVTLSRTMPYASPRVTPKYDDNAPAPVMLTPPPTRRRRLRWMRSLDDARTAASPTPPTAVPPSATLASSSAQSSPSPAGSTSTPMSYPYTPLPPLANVQRMLGPRRTHQAPAPPLLAPRDTGGSSSELTFDEEMAENADALRRSWRVKEHRSKMPLALKGHLIGEDHVNYVLMYHMLTGIRIAVSRNESRPRTQLTPADFTAKYKFTFDIIGNELRPSSNYDFKFKDYAPGVFCELRRHFGLDAGDYLLSLAAKYILTELGSPGKSGSFFYFSHDYRFIIKTIRSEEHRLFMRFLPAYYEHVRGNPHTLLSQFYGLHRVKLPGRRKIHFVIMNNLFPSHRDVHEVYDLKGSTVSREQLSAKPSAVLKDMNWLQRDRYVELGPQKRAQFERQLRADVSLLQRLQLMDYSLLIGLHDLSYGPSTSPINKSAPMLRRPSILVSPVDDKEADASSTQLQFSRNHPHQTSLQDMQGKRAEQQRSLFYQDEGGFRATDEHDQPLGLVYYFGIIDLFTRFDARKRSEHIWKALWHDRHAISPVPPVEYGERFIRFLLRKKPSGT, encoded by the coding sequence ATGCTGTCGgccacgccgcctccgcacgaggcgccggGCCGCCTGCCCGGcaacgcacgcagcatAGATGCAAATGACCCACTGAGTATCGTGCGAAGTGCACTAGGTGCTGAGGAGCAGGTTATTCGCGTGAGTGATAGTGACACACGCGAAACGTATGACGTCACTCTgtcgcgcacgatgccgtatgcgtcgccgcgcgtcacgcCCAAATACGACGACAatgcgccagcgcccgTCATGCTAACCCCACCGCCTacgcgccgtcgtcgattgcgctggatgcgctcgctggatgatgcacgcacagctgcgtcgccgacgccaccgacCGCGGTGCCGCCTTCGGCCACCCTAGCGTCGAGCTCAGCGCAGTCCTCACCGAGTCCAGCAGGATCTACAAGTACGCCGATGTCCTACCCCTATACCCCGTTACCCCCCCTCGCCAACGTGCAGCGGATGCTGGGCCCGCGGCGGACGCACCAGGcacccgcgccgccgctgctcgcgcCACGAGATACAGgcggctcgtcgagcgagcTCACATTCGATGAGGAGATGGCCGAAAATGCAGACGCTCTGCGTCGCTCATGGCGTGTAAAGGAGCATCGCTCCAAGATGCCCCTGGCTCTCAAGGGCCACCTGATTGGCGAAGATCACGTCAACTATGTGCTCATGTACCATATGCTCACAGGCATCCGCATCGCCGTCTCGCGGAACGAgtcgcggccgcgcacgcagctcacACCCGCTGACTTTACGGCCAAGTACAAATTCACCTTTGACATCATCGGCAACGAGCTCCGGCCCTCGTCGAATTACGACTTCAAATTCAAGGATTATGCACCCGGTGTGTTTTGTGAGCTTCGACGGCACTTTGGACTCGATGCGGGCGATTACCTGCTCTCGCTCGCGGCGAAGTACATTCTGACAGAGCTCGGATCGCCCGGTAAGAGTGGGTCCTTTTTCTACTTTTCTCATGACTACCGCTTTATTATCAAGACGATTCGGTCAGAAGAGCACAGGCTGTTTATGCGGTTCCTGCCCGCATACTACGAGCATGTACGTGGGAATCCACATACACTACTGAGCCAGTTTTACGGGCTGCATAGAGTCAAGTTGCCTGGCAGGAGAAAGATCCATTTCGTGATTATGAACAACCTATTCCCCTCTCatcgcgacgtgcacgaAGTCTACGACCTCAAAGGCTCGACCGTGTCTCGTGAGCAACTGTCCGCCAAGCCATCTGCCGTGCTCAAGGACATGAATTGGCTGCAGCGTGATCGGTACGTGGAGCTAGGCCCTCAAAAGCGCGCGCAATTTGAGCGGCAGTTGCGTGCCGATGTCAgtctgctgcagcgccttcAGCTCATGGACTACTCCCTGCTGATTGGCTTGCACGACCTCAGTTACGGCCCATCCACGTCACCTATCAACAAGTCCGCGCCGATGCTCCGCCGCCCGTCGATCCTCGTGTCACCTGTGGACGACAAAGAAGCGGACGCTTCGTCCACGCAGCTGCAGTTCTCACGCAACCATCCGCACCAGACATCACTGCAGGATATGCAAGGCAaacgtgccgagcagcagcgctcCCTTTTCTATCAGGATGAGGGCGGATTCCGTGCGACAGACGAGCATGACCAGCCCCTGGGTCTCGTGTACTATTTTGGCATCATTGATTTGTTTACGCGCTTCGATGCACGCAAGCGCTCCGAGCATATATGGAAGGCCCTGTGGCACGACCGCCACGCCATCAGCCCCGTGCCACCCGTCGAATATGGTGAGCGGTTCATCCGCTTCCTGCTGCGGAAAAAGCCATCAGGTACCTAG
- a CDS encoding DNA primase large subunit: MNAYALRVGRFLAFLSMFRSAAPAVAGENGRPAQVVHHPSRATGLAAYPFRLNMYTVPPVQDITVEEFEQWALDRLHVLAEIENASARNQAWPETKALIEKRMGEYMPLRSNAVAQSGTTTTSSAKSKELLAERHKDHVSHFVLRLAFSRTEELRRRFLYAETTLFRWKLETEHIAEREAFLRSQDFVWRMVSPDEQRRFREQLLAVHPRLASSFDAESFVQVPWHRVPDLVEKRRVFVHKGTAWIPTKEQSSLVLAEFQSHLQSQLELTARALPRLDEDDRLMPVLEHLTMGTILGASTEYATSALLSSDGETLALTANMIEPLVQQHAPLCMRHLQATLSKTHHLRHYARLQYNLYLKELGLPVEEALLFWRRSFSTMSDDKFAKEHRYNIRHGYGLEGRRLSYPAKSCARIITQDQPGGQDTHGCPFRHFSAANLSAALAAHYHLSPQEQNDIVAAAQAGHYQVACTRVFELTHRAQGVRAGDGLGQGENVSHPNRYTEASWRLAQSSTAGDM, encoded by the coding sequence ATGAACGCGTACGCGTTGCGCGTCGGCCGTTTTCTGGCTTTCCTTAGCATGTTTCGCTCGGCGGCCCCGGCCGTGGCAGGCGAGAACGGTAGGCCTGCCCAAGTCGTACACCACCCGTCGCGGGCGACTGGGCTCGCTGCATACCCGTTCCGACTAAATATGTACACGGTACCACCGGTGCAGGATATTACTGTCGAGGAATTTGAGCAGTGGGCGTTGGATCGGCTGCACGTCTTAGCTGAAATTGAAaatgcgtcggcgcgcaACCAAGCATGGCCTGAGACCAAAGCCCTTATTGAGAAGCGCATGGGCGAATATATGCCTCTGCGCTCGAATGCCGTGGCGCAGTCCGGCACGACAACGACGTCCTCCGCCAAGTCCAAGGAActgctggccgagcgccaCAAAGACCACGTCTCCCACTTCGTCCTACGCCTTGCGTTTTCACGCACGGAGGAACTGCGCAGACGATTTCTTTACGCGGAAACGACATTGTTCCGATGGAAGCTCGAGACAGAGCACATCGCTGAACGCGAGGCGTTTCTGCGTTCGCAAGACTTTGTGTGGCGCATGGTATCGCCCgacgagcagcgtcgcTTCCGCGAGCAACTGCTGGCCGTACACCCGCGCCTGGCCTCGTCGTTCGACGCAGAGTCGTTCGTCCAggtgccatggcaccgCGTACCTGATCTTGTCGAAAAGCGCCGCGTGTTTGTCCACAAAGGCACCGCATGGATCCCCACCAAGGAGCAGTCAAGTCTGGTGCTGGCCGAGTTCCAGAGCCATCTGCAGTCGCAGCTGGAGCTgacagcgcgtgcgctccCACGCCTCGATGAAGACGATCGCCTGATGCctgtgctcgagcatctGACGATGGGCACGATCCTCGGTGCATCGACGGAATACGCGACAAGTGCGCTGCTGAGCTCCGACGGCGAAACTTTGGCGCTTACCGCGAATATGATCGAACccctcgtgcagcagcatgcgccgctgtgcatgcgccactTGCAAGCGACGCTGTCCAAGACGCATCACTTGCGCCACTATGCACGACTGCAGTACAATCTGTACCTCAAGGAGCTGGGCCTGCCTGTCGAAGAAGCCCTGCTATTTTGGCGCCGCTCATTCAGTACGATGAGCGACGACAAGTTTGCGAAGGAGCACCGCTACAATATCCGGCACGGCTACGGTCTGGAGGGCCGTCGCCTCAGCTACCCGGCCAAGAGCTGTGCGCGTATCATAACTCAGGACCAGCCCGGCGGCCAGGACACGCATGGCTGCCCCTTTCGCCACTTTTCTGCGGCGAACCTCTCTGCTGCGCTGGCAGCACACTATCATCTCTCGCCGCAGGAACAAAACGACATTGTCGCGGCAGCTCAGGCCGGGCATTATCAGGTCGCATGCACTCGTGTCTTTGAGCTCACACACCGGGCGCAGGGCGTCCGGGCGGGCGATGGCCTCGGCCAAGGCGAGAATGTATCGCATCCGAATCGATACACCGAGGCGAgctggcgcctcgcgcagtCGTCGACAGCGGGTGATATGTAG
- a CDS encoding U3 small nucleolar RNA-associated protein 6, whose protein sequence is MERVQYSLERTLPQLRVLDEHGILTKDELRSLTSQRQSFEARLIRRKADKNDFVRYLDFEDDLHALIMLRARERNRLVMERIKSGDEDAKSQLLPRSFFPKQAAHSSAHCVAIFERMVLKFRWDLDAWERYIAWAKKRKMRVVAGRVYARALAMHPMQPSLWLSAADYELNTHADTSAARALLQRAIRTNKLSETEDGRSKAQRTSRGASHLGAYRWRLTSYERDVLRLWVEYFRMELVFMERLRRRWRVIAGDDADEEAAAADQAVASDVPEADTPESEPHAPTEAQDHIRQGAIPLVVLDSIRTTVPGSLHLFVYVALLQLLSSFPFSDSLVVKQHGDIASLRTTHGVQGQGDAIRDKLMRGVLSACDLDTLSCLFPLYHALPSTEALPASQADEELDTHAILHGASQLHGTYSSAIDPLYTYAQVPEELRETGIVAGANDPWTACQPVILLLEVLRQRFVQDEHATPYLRMLTKKGDLPAVVQRTVSQFREHPAESLPFLTTLCALSTRFGLHEPHLLAYLSRIEAQLTQSLDMPWIALVTASDRAQELVESQRMNPCAWLAYAHAAKWDERTWNDALHACMAPQPDAPVWGLLVAWQSNKRLAYVSPSIARTDLWRMYLEWVPTSTQNPFPLYKRAVQKTGAVLASSQLVGTARAHAQALHDDVVHQVVEQTLPDEQVLSMALSISSASTSCWLAIADHCAQSASLAADRVYQRAVDQAEREGHVADATQTWLAYLAYLAQNDMRKALTQLGHASTRMRTMGGAEAVVALEQQWQAMT, encoded by the coding sequence ATGGAACGTGTGCAGTACTCGTTGGAACGCACACTTCCGCAGCTCcgcgtgctggatgagcacGGCATACTGACGAAAGATGAACTGCGCTCTTTGACATCTCAGAGGCAGTCTTTTGAGGCGCGTCTGATTCGTCGCAAAGCAGACAAGAACGACTTTGTGAGGTACTTGGACTTTGAAGACGACTTGCACGCGCTCATCATGCTAcgtgcgcgcgagcgcaatCGCCTTGTGATGGAGCGCATTAAATCAGGTGACGAAGACGCCAAGTCACAGCTCCTTCCTCGTTCCTTCTTCCCGAAGCAGGCTGCGCATTCGTCAGCGCACTGCGTTGCGATTTtcgagcgcatggtgcTCAAGTTCCGTTGGGATCTAGATGCATGGGAGCGGTACATTGCATGGGCTAAGAAACGCAAgatgcgcgtcgtggctgGCCGTGTGTACGCGCGTGCGCTAGCAATGCATCCCATGCAGCCGTCGCTGTGGCTCTCTGCTGCCGACTATGAGCTCAACACACACGCTGACACCAGCGCAGCCCGGGCCCTTCTGCAGCGTGCGATTCGCACCAACAAACTTAGCGAAACAGAGGACGGCCGCAGCAAAGCAcagcgcacgtcgcgtggCGCCTCACATCTTGGCGCCTACCGCTGGCGTCTCACCTCGTATGAACGTGACGTGCTTCGGCTATGGGTGGAGTATTTTCGTATGGAGCTTGTGTTTATGGAGCGCTTgcgtcggcgatggcgTGTGATTGCCGGCGATGATGCggacgaagaagcagcagcagctgatcAAGCGGTGGCTTCTGACGTCCCCGAGGCAGATACCCCCGAGAGCGAGCCACATGCCCCAACCGAGGCACAAGACCATATCCGCCAAGGTGCTATCCCGCTTGTTGTACTTGACAGTATCCGCACGACCGTCCCAGGCTCTTTGCACCTGTTTGTGTACGTGGCGCTGCTACAGCTGCTGAGCTCATTTCCTTTTAGCGACTCGCTTGTCGTGAAACAGCATGGCGATATTGCTTCGCTGCGAACCACGCATGGCGTCCAGGGACAGGGAGACGCCATCCGTGACAAGCTGATGCGAGGTGTGCTCAGCGCATGTGATCTCGACACACTTTCGTGCCTGTTCCCGCTATACCACGCCTTGCCGAGTACGGAGGCTTTACCTGCATCTCAAGCTGATGAGGAACTAGATACGCATGCCATATTGCATGGAGCAAGTCAGTTGCATGGCACGTACTCATCTGCCATCGATCCGCTATACACGTATGCTCAAGTGCCCGAGGAGCTACGTGAGACAGGCATCGTGGCAGGCGCGAATGACCCATGGACGGCGTGCCAGCCCGTCATTTTGCTGCTGGaagtgctgcgccagcgcttTGTGCAGGACGAACACGCTACGCCGTAtctgcgcatgctcaccAAAAAAGGTGACCTTCCCGCGGTGGTGCAGCGCACCGTGTCCCAGTTCCGTGAGCACCCTGCCGAGTCGCTACCGTTTCTCACGACGCTCTGTGCGTTGTCGACTCGTTTCGGGCTACACGAGCCTCACCTGCTCGCCTACCTTTCGCGCATTGAAGCACAGCTTACCCAATCCCTGGACATGCCATGGATCGCGCTTGTAACGGCCAGTGATCGTGCACAGGAGCTTGTCGAGTCCCAGCGCATGAATCCATGTGCATGGCTTGCCTACGCTCATGCTGCGAAGTGGGACGAGCGGACGTGGAACGATGCCCTTCACGCCTGTATGGCGCCGCAGCCAGATGCGCCGGTATGGGGCTTGCTCGTTGCATGGCAAAGCAACAAGCGCCTGGCGTACGTATCACCCAGCATCGCTCGCACCGACTTGTGGCGCATGTACCTCGAATGggtgccgacgtcgaccCAGAACCCTTTCCCACTCTACAAGCGCGCGGTACAGAAAACCGGCGCCGTCCTCGCATCGTCTCAACTGGTGGGCACAGCCCGGGCTCATGCACAAGCACTGCACGACGACGTAGTGCACCAGGTCGTTGAGCAGACACTTCCCGACGAGCAGGTTCTCTCGATGGCCCTGTCCAtcagctcggcgagcaccTCATGCTGGCTTGCGATCGCAGATCACTGTGCACAGAGTGCGTCTCTAGCTGCCGATCGCGTGTACCAACGTGCCGTGGACCAGGCCGAACGCGAGGGCCATGTGGCCGATGCCACGCAGACATGGCTCGCGTACCTCGCGTACCTTGCTCAGAACGACATGCGCAAGGCACTTACGCAGCTTGGCCACGCGTCAACACGCATGCGGACGATGGGCGGAGCTGAAGCGGTGGTGGCGTTGGAACAGCAGTGGCAAGCCATGACATAG
- a CDS encoding mitochondrial ATPase complex subunit ATP10 produces MLRTWVRSSPYHARAWLNLAARAGLPRAYATKPPKGDDETPPTSFGPPEPSSYMSSVSEAATEANTKPLPFLSQPLGITKRPTSEKPSWTERHAEWFDRDVRLEKRRLIIKDATRGYFHDFHEIRSHGGKTWRSPQTMIRADKARYFPDIQGTCLADKSKKHTADMLFGHVSIVAIVTSRVSEEHTRSFYEAALERFRSHPHFQLVQINLQENTLKAYLLSLFLSSLRAQVPTDLQSTYLLSQQNMDMVREPMGLHNKHVGYTYLVGPDGKIRWAGSAFAEADEARTLVACTGVLLDRMPGGRKAS; encoded by the exons ATGCTACGAACTTGGGTGCGATCGTCTCCGTACCATGCGCGCGCTTGGCTGAACTTGGCGGCGCGAGCAGGCCTGCCTCGTGCCTACGCCACCAAACCACCCAAAGGCGACGATGAAACTCCTCCAACGTCGTTTGGCCCACCAGAACCGTCATCATACATGTCGTCCGTATCAGAAGCTGCCACAGAAGCCAATACCAAGCCATTGCCGTTCCTGTCACAACCGCTCGGTATCACCAAACGACCTACATCGGAGAAGCCGTCATGGACGGAAAGGCATGCCGAATGGTTTGATCGCGACGTGCGACTTGAAAAGCGGCGCTTGAT CATCAAAGACGCTACGCGTGGCTACTTCCACGACTTTCACGAGATTCGCTCACATGGCGGCAAGACCTGGCGGAGTCCACAGACCATGATTCGCGCGGAC AAAGCACGCTATTTTCCTGATATCCAAGGCACCTGCCTAGCCGACAAATCGAAAAAGCACACGGCTGACATGCTGTTCGGACACGTGTCCATTGTAGCCATCGTCACATCCAGAGTATCGGAGGAGCACACTCGAAGCTTTTAcgaggccgcgctcgagcgttTCCGATCACACCCCCATTTTCAGCTCGTGCAAATCAACCTACAAGAAAATACGCTCAAGGCATACCTCCTGTCTCTGTTTTTATCATCTCTCCGCGCACAAGTCCCTACAGACCTCCAGTCGACGTACCTCTTGAGCCAGCAGAATATGGACATGGTACGTGAACCTATGGGACTCCACAACAAGCACGTCGGATACACATACCTCGTCGGACCTGACGGAAAAATCCGCTGGGCTGGCAGTGCCTTTGCCGAAGCCGACGAGGCTCGTACCCTTGTGGCCTGCACAGGCGTGTTGCTTGACCGCATGCCAGGTGGCCGTAAGGCATCATAG
- a CDS encoding Ras-related protein Rab-8A — protein sequence MPQPHYDLLVKLLLIGDSGVGKSCLLLRFCDDSWTPSFITTIGIDFKIRTIEVDGKRIKLQIWDTAGQERFRTITTAYYRGSMGILIVFDLTDEKSFQNVRNWYKDVQQHANDGACKILVGNKCDWEEKRVITEEQGKALAEELGMQYIETSAKSNTNVDEAFFKLAQQVKDHLVDQGITSNVPGSNGTQRLNSTSNTQSKGGCC from the exons ATGCCCCAACCGCATTACGACCTCCTTGTCAAGCTTCTCCTGATCGGTGACTCTG GTGTGGGCAAGTCGTGCTTGCTTCTCCGCTTCTGCGACGACTCGTGGACGCCGTCGTTCATTACTACGATTGGTATCGACTTCAAGATCCGCACAATCGAAGTGGACGGAAAACGCATCAAGCTACAAATC TGGGACACGGCCGGGCAGGAGCGCTTCCGCACGATCACCACAGCCTACTACCGTGGATCGATGGGTATTCTCATTGTCTTCGACCTGACAGACGAGAAGAGCTTCCAAA ACGTCCGAAATTGGTACAAGGATGTTCAGCAGCACGCCAACGACGGCGCATGCAAGATCCTGGTCGGCAACAAATGCGACTGGGAAGAAAAACGT GTCATCACTGAAGAGCAGGGCAAGGCACTTGCAGAAGAACTGGGCATGCAGTACATCGAGACATCCGCCAAGTCGAACACTaatgtcgacgaggccTTCTTTAAGCTGGCACAACAAGTCAAGGACCATCTCGTTGACCAGGGCATCACATCCAATGTGCCTGGCTCGAATGGCACGCAACGACTTAACAGCACGTCTAACACTCAATCCAAGGGCGGATGCTGCTAG